One region of Rattus norvegicus strain BN/NHsdMcwi chromosome 13, GRCr8, whole genome shotgun sequence genomic DNA includes:
- the Or10x1b gene encoding olfactory receptor Olr1598, producing MMINQTILKEFILVGFSVYPHVQTALFVIFFCLYMFTLAGNLVIMGLTWVDRSLHAPMYFFLSALSFSETCYTLTIIPKMLVDLLDKDSHISVTGCGLQMCFFLGIGGTNCILLTLMGYDRFLAICNPLRYPLLMTNVACGQLVASAWVGGFFISLIETTLIFRVPFCIPNLIRHFFCHMRAVLRLSCTDSNFTEFIVTLMSASGLLGTFLLILLTYVFILSSVLKIPSAEGKQKAFSTCASHLTVVIIHFGFASVVYLKPENSGGDDTLIAVPYTVITPFLSPIIFTLRNKDMKNAFKKIMRKTVIMKK from the coding sequence ATGATGATCAACCAAACAATCTTAAAGGAATTCATTCTTGTAGGCTTCTCTGTTTACCCACATGTACAGACCGCTCTCTTTGTGATCTTCTTTTGCCTGTATATGTTCACCCTTGCAGGAAACCTAGTCATCATGGGTTTGACTTGGGTGGACAGATCTCTCCACGCCCCTATGTATTTCTTCCTCAGTGCGCTATCGTTCTCTGAGACCTGCTATACCCTGACTATCATCCCCAAGATGCTGGTGGATCTGCTGGACAAGGACAGCCACATTTCAGTCACAGGCTGTGGCTTACAGATGTGTTTCTTCCTTGGAATTGGAGGAACAAACTGTATCCTTCTCACTTTGATGGGGTATGACCGTTTCCTGGCCATCTGCAACCCGCTCAGATATCCTCTTCTGATGACCAATGTTGCATGTGGACAACTTGTGGCCTCTGCTTGGGTTGGAGgcttttttatttctctaatcGAAACAACACTGATATTCAGGGTGCCTTTCTGCATACCTAACCTCATCAGACATTTTTTCTGCCATATGAGGGCAGTTCTGAGGCTGTCGTGCACAGACAGTAACTTCACAGAATTCATTGTAACACTGATGTCCGCGTCTGGTTTGCTGGGTACATTCCTGCTCATTCTCCTGACCTATGTGTTCATCCTTTCTTCTGTCCTCAAGATCCCTTCAGCTGAGGGCAAACAAAAGGCATTTTCCACCTGTGCCTCACACCTCACTGTGGTCATCATCCACTTTGGTTTTGCATCTGTTGTTTATCTGAAGCCAGAAAACTCTGGGGGAGATGACACACTCATAGCTGTTCCATATACTGTCATTACCCCTTTCCTCAGTCCCATCATATTCACACTCAGAAATAAAGATATGAAGAATGCTTTTAAAAAGATCATGAGGAAGACAGTAATCATGAAAAAATAA